Proteins from one Mercurialis annua linkage group LG7, ddMerAnnu1.2, whole genome shotgun sequence genomic window:
- the LOC126656335 gene encoding iron-sulfur assembly protein IscA, chloroplastic translates to MAFSATITTPNHSSSLIRFSNPSTASLSPFNSVSFRFSTSNPNRPSLLSVRSSLSPPAAPATAASEEAAPAISLTESALKHLNKMRKERSEDLCLRIGVKQGGCSGMSYTMDFESKENARPGDSIIEYNGFVIVCDPKSLLFMFGMQLDYSDALIGGGFSFKNPNATQTCGCGKSFAAEM, encoded by the exons ATGGCGTTCTCTGCAACCATCACTACACCAAATCACTCGTCTTCTCTCATACGCTTCTCCAATCCAAGCACCGCATCACTCTCGCCTTTCAATTCCGTTTCCTTTAGATTCTCAACATCAAATCCTAACCGTCCGTCGCTTCTCTCCGTCCGATCATCGCTCTCTCCTCCag CTGCACCGGCGACGGCGGCAAGTGAGGAAGCGGCGCCGGCGATTTCGTTGACGGAGAGCGcgttgaaacatttgaataagATGAGGAAGGAGAGAAGCGAGGATTTGTGCTTGAGAATAGGAGTTAAACAAGGGGGTTGCTCTGGCATGTCTTATACTATGGATTTTGAGAGTAAAGAGAATGCTAGACCTGGTGATTCTATCATTGAATACAACGGTTTTGTCATCG TTTGCGATCCAAAGAGCCTCCTGTTCATGTTCGGGATGCAGTTGGATTATAGTGATGCTCTAATTGGTGGAGGTTTCTCTTTCAAGAACCCAAATGCAACGCAAACATGTGGTTGTGGTAAATCTTTTGCAGCAGAAATGTGA
- the LOC126656333 gene encoding probable ATP synthase 24 kDa subunit, mitochondrial, whose amino-acid sequence MAFPSRLLSRSKQLYGGQAISSVRYFAKKSEAAPASLKGDEMLKNVFLDVKRKLETALGILRKEKITIAPEDPAAVSQYANVMKTIREKAELFSESQRIKYTIDTRTKDIPDARTYLLTLKEIRIKRGLTDELGAEAKMMDALEKIESELKKPLMRNDKKGMALLMAEFDNINKKLGIRKEDLPKYEEELEQKIAKAQLEELKKEALEVMDTQKKREEFKDEAMPDAKSLDIRNFI is encoded by the exons ATGGCATTCCCTTCCCGTCTGCTATCAAGATCCAAACAG CTGTATGGCGGTCAAGCTATTTCTTCGGTCCGTTACTTTGCCAAAAAATCTGAAGCAGCTCCTGCGTCACTCAAGGGAGATG AGATGTTGAAGAATGTCTTTTTGGATGTCAAGAGGAAATTGGAGACAGCCTTGGGAATACTTAGGAAAGAGAAGATTACCATTGCTCCTGAGGATCCAGCTGCTGTATCTCAGTATGCAAATGTAATGAAGACGATTAGAGAGAA AGCTGAGTTGTTCTCTGAGTCGCAAAGAATCAAATACACCATTGATACAAGAACAAAGGATATTCCAGATGCTCGGACATATTTGTTGACATTGAAGGAAATACGAATTAA GAGAGGTCTCACTGATGAGCTTGGTGCAGAGGCTAAGATGATGGATGCTTTGGAGAAAATTGAAAGTGAACTCAAGAAGCCTCTCATGAGGAATGATAAGAAAGGAATGGCTCTCTTAATGGCAGAATTCGATAATATCAATAAGAA gcTTGGAATTCGCAAGGAAGATCTCCCAAAGTATGAAGAAGAGTTGGAACAGAAAATTGCCAAAGCACAGCTAGAGGAGCTGAAGAAGGAAGCTCTTGAGGTCATGGATACCCAAAAGAAGAG GGAGGAGTTTAAGGATGAGGCAATGCCGGATGCAAAGTCTTTGGACATCCGAAACTTCATATAA